TTCAAGGGTGCTGTgaatagagcagagtagaacagcattaaccaggttggaagagacctttgagatcaagtcccacctatcacccaacaccatctaagcaactaaaccatggcaccaagcaccccatccaggctcttcctaaacacctccagtgatggtgactccaccacctccctgggcagcccattccaatggccaatctctctttctatgaagaactacttcctaacatccagcctaaacttcccctggcacagcttaggactgtgtcctcttgttctggtgctggttgcctgggagaagagaccaacccccacctggctacaacctcccttcaggtagttgtagacagcaataaggtctgccctgagcctcctcttctccaggctcctcacagggctgtgctccagacccctccccagctttgttgcctttctctagaCACCTactagcaactcaacatctttcctaaacagaggGGTGACCATTACATCCCAGATCCCCACCACAGACCCTCCAAGTCATGTCTGAGAGAAGCTTTGGTGTTTCCATTCCCTTTCCAGAGCCTGTGGCTCGCCCTcggctccagagcagccctcTCGTGGCCCAGGCTGCCGGCGAGGTGCTCTGTGAGGTGGCAGAGGGCAAGGTGGACACCATCACCTGGAAGAAGGAtgggcagctccttcccccagaCAGAGCTCTCCACCACTCCAGCAGGCTCAGTGTTTTGTACCTGAGGTCAGCAAAGCAATCAGACTGTGGCTGCTACTCCTGCAACGTCAGCAACGGCGTAAGCTGGGCAGAAGCCTCCCTGAACATCACTGTTGCAGGTGATTGCTGCTGGGGTCTCACTTCCCAgcactcttccttctctccacccATCCCTGGGGTCTCACCTCCcatccctcttccttctctccacccATCCTTGGGGTCTCACCTTCcatccctcttccttctctccacccATCCTTGGGGTCTCACTTCCcatccctcttccttctctccaccctTCCCTGGGGTCTCACctcccatccctctgcctccatACCCCCAAGCCTGTCATGAGGCTGTGGCCTCCAGGAGCTCTCCACCACAGGATGATCAGCAGCCGTTCCCAGGCTCTGATCCCACCAAGGCACAGTCCTTGATAGGATGAGCTGCAGGAGACTGGTGGTTCCCTCTTGGAGGTGGTCTCAAGCAGCTGGCCCTCGGCCAGGGTGGTGGTGAGCAGGGTGCAGGCAAGCAGCGGTGGCCAGgaagcccaggggcagcatgCATCCCAGGCTGGCCACTTCGTGGACCACAGCACGCAGCAGAAAGCGCTGCTTTGGCCACAAACTGAATCCCTCCTGGAGATGGAGGCACCTCACAGCCCACCAGAGCCACTCCTGCTGGTGGCCTGACTTCTGGCTCCCCGGGCTGGGGGGTTTCCAGGTGTCTCCCCTCCCTTGCAGGACGTGCTGAGGATTGCAGTGGTCGCTGTGGTCTTTGCTGCTGTCTCGCTGTGGGGCTTGATTTTTCCTGTCTGCCAGTCTGAGAAGCTAAGGATAAGTGAGTCCATGGCTGGAAGGGGGGCAGATGAACCTTCACTCCTCTTCTCTGGAGTTTGTTTAATACTGGGtaatactggggggggggggggggggggggggggggggggggggggggaggggagagggggagaggtgTGCACAGAGCCCTCCTCAGCGCCCCCCACCGAAGAGTGGGTCAAACCCACCAGCCCCCGGGCCAAGGATGCCTCCACAGCACCCTGGGTGGGATGGGCTGAGCCCCACCTTGAGGAAGGGTTGAGGGATGGTGTGGGACATCATGAGGGGTCCCAGCAGtcaccccctccctgctgtggtgTCTAGGaggggagctgtggaggtggCTCAGTGCCTACACCTGCGGGCTGGTCTGCGTGGCCTCCATCCTGGCCAGCATCGCTGGGGTCCTCTGGATGTGGGAGGAAGGTAGGAGATGGCTTGGTGGGGGCTTTGGGGTGCTTTGGGGTGGGGAAGCCCCTTCTGAAGGCTGCAGCATGGCAAAGCAGCCCTTGCTGTGCAGGGCAATGTGGGGTGAAGACATCATGGGGGGGTCCACATGAGATGTAGAGTTTGATGGAGGTCAAAGAGTGTCCTGAAGAGGGAAGGTCATGCAGCTGAACAGGTCGGGGT
This sequence is a window from Dryobates pubescens isolate bDryPub1 chromosome 18, bDryPub1.pri, whole genome shotgun sequence. Protein-coding genes within it:
- the LOC128898115 gene encoding carcinoembryonic antigen-related cell adhesion molecule 6-like, with the protein product MGPPMELPGTSWVLLAGLLVPLAQAAEVGEPLERKVTAVGSSVLLPGPEDTSHIYSLQWEHLNSTNSSSTTILQYYRRSPSTAIHPPYTGRALFHPSNGSLWLEGVQESDSGIYKVTVNMRAKESQEILLEVLKPVARPRLQSSPLVAQAAGEVLCEVAEGKVDTITWKKDGQLLPPDRALHHSSRLSVLYLRSAKQSDCGCYSCNVSNGVSWAEASLNITVAGDCCWGLTSQHSSFSPPIPGVSPPIPLPSLHPSLGVVVSRVQASSGGQEAQGQHASQAGHFVDHSTQQKALLWPQTESLLEMEAPHSPPEPLLLVA